From the Chitinolyticbacter meiyuanensis genome, one window contains:
- a CDS encoding response regulator has translation MNEHPVHIVVIEDDQPIRRFLRVTLEAEGFVVHEAETAGAGLTAVGNRKPDLVIVDLGLPDFDGVELIRRLRAWATLPVLVLSARTQETEKVAALDAGADDYLVKPFGTAECLARIRALLRRHAGSAAGPAQRYAFGDVAIDLAARLVTRAGEPVHLTPIEYRLLATLIRHAGKVLTHRELLREVWGPSHAESSQYLRVYMGHLRQKLEHNPANPRYIVTETGVGYRLVE, from the coding sequence ATGAACGAACATCCGGTCCATATCGTCGTGATCGAGGATGACCAGCCGATCCGCCGTTTCCTGCGGGTGACACTGGAAGCCGAGGGCTTCGTGGTGCACGAGGCCGAGACCGCCGGCGCCGGGCTGACTGCCGTCGGCAACCGCAAGCCCGATCTGGTGATTGTCGACCTTGGCCTGCCCGATTTCGACGGGGTGGAGCTGATCCGCCGGCTGCGCGCCTGGGCCACGCTGCCGGTGCTGGTGCTGTCGGCGCGTACGCAGGAAACCGAGAAAGTGGCTGCGCTCGATGCCGGTGCCGACGATTACCTGGTCAAGCCCTTCGGCACCGCCGAGTGCCTCGCGCGCATCCGCGCGCTGCTGCGCCGCCACGCCGGCAGCGCGGCCGGCCCAGCACAGCGCTATGCCTTTGGCGATGTGGCCATCGATCTCGCGGCGCGGCTGGTTACCCGTGCCGGCGAGCCGGTGCACCTGACGCCGATCGAATACCGGCTGCTTGCCACGCTGATCCGCCACGCCGGCAAGGTGCTGACGCACCGCGAGCTGCTGCGCGAGGTGTGGGGGCCGTCGCATGCCGAGAGCAGCCAGTACCTGCGGGTCTACATGGGCCATCTGCGGCAGAAGCTCGAGCACAACCCGGCCAATCCGCGCTACATCGTCACCGAGACCGGCGTCGGCTACCGGCTGGTCGAATAG